Proteins encoded by one window of Moorella humiferrea:
- a CDS encoding DUF3006 domain-containing protein — translation MFIIDRFEGRWAVIAAEDGMTFNLPRSVLPRDAGEGDVIILTATVDREATEKKKRGVQNLLADFFDA, via the coding sequence TTGTTTATCATTGACCGCTTCGAAGGAAGATGGGCGGTAATTGCAGCTGAAGACGGCATGACCTTTAACCTGCCGCGAAGTGTTTTGCCCCGGGACGCCGGGGAAGGGGACGTTATAATCCTTACGGCTACCGTCGACCGCGAAGCGACGGAAAAAAAGAAAAGGGGAGTTCAAAATCTACTTGCGGATTTTTTTGATGCATAG
- a CDS encoding YeeE/YedE family protein encodes MAEERMKGRLLGSQEPYALITALLALAVFWWLKSRGPGLGEAWIFGLGFGFVLQRSRFCFVAAFRDPFITGNTSVARAVVIALMTAVIGMTLVARTGLPLADVHPAGWHTLAGGLLFGTGMVLAGGCASGNLMRVGEGHLQQWIVLFAFIGGSLWGSHDFEWWQGASIGRSPIIFFPHIIGWGPALAFQLLALGAIYLALMGLEKRFFPDFTPAPRERQPYQLRRLWAQPWSYWTGGIALAVLDVLLTWRGGQPWGITTAFSYWGAWIWQIFKGALPDWYYYNLPAHRQALEMGFLGEPRTLLDVGLVIGAFLGSLAGSEFRLHRPRRWPLIAAAVAGGLLMGYGARIAMGCNIGAFFNGIASFSLHGWLFGLGLISGAYVGSRLLLRFLL; translated from the coding sequence ATGGCCGAAGAAAGGATGAAGGGCAGGCTTCTCGGCTCCCAGGAACCTTATGCCCTCATTACAGCCCTGCTTGCGTTGGCGGTCTTTTGGTGGCTAAAGAGCCGTGGCCCGGGCCTAGGAGAGGCATGGATTTTCGGGCTGGGTTTCGGCTTCGTCCTCCAGCGCAGCCGTTTCTGCTTCGTTGCCGCCTTCCGCGATCCCTTTATCACCGGCAACACCTCCGTCGCCAGGGCGGTAGTAATCGCCTTAATGACGGCTGTGATAGGTATGACCCTGGTGGCCCGGACGGGGTTGCCCCTGGCCGATGTCCACCCGGCGGGGTGGCATACCTTAGCCGGCGGGCTTCTTTTCGGTACGGGGATGGTCCTGGCAGGGGGGTGCGCCAGTGGCAATTTAATGCGGGTGGGCGAGGGTCACCTGCAGCAGTGGATTGTACTCTTCGCCTTTATCGGCGGTTCCCTTTGGGGAAGCCATGATTTCGAGTGGTGGCAGGGGGCGAGCATCGGCCGTTCGCCGATAATATTTTTCCCCCACATTATTGGCTGGGGGCCGGCGCTAGCCTTCCAGCTCCTGGCCCTGGGGGCGATTTATCTGGCCCTTATGGGTTTGGAAAAAAGGTTTTTTCCCGATTTCACTCCGGCACCACGGGAGCGGCAGCCCTACCAGCTGCGCCGCCTGTGGGCCCAACCCTGGTCGTACTGGACCGGGGGAATAGCCCTGGCTGTGTTGGATGTCCTCCTTACCTGGCGCGGCGGGCAGCCCTGGGGTATTACTACGGCCTTCAGCTATTGGGGGGCCTGGATCTGGCAGATATTTAAGGGGGCTTTACCCGATTGGTATTATTACAATTTACCGGCCCACAGACAGGCCCTGGAGATGGGTTTTTTGGGGGAACCCCGTACCCTCCTGGATGTGGGGCTGGTGATAGGCGCTTTTTTAGGGTCCCTTGCAGGTTCGGAATTCCGCCTGCATCGGCCCAGGCGGTGGCCCCTGATAGCGGCGGCCGTGGCCGGAGGACTCCTTATGGGTTACGGCGCCAGGATTGCCATGGGTTGCAATATCGGCGCCTTTTTTAACGGTATAGCCTCTTTCTCCCTCCACGGGTGGCTTTTTGGCCTGGGTTTGATCAGCGGGGCATATGTGGGAAGCAGGTTGCTGCTGCGTTTTCTGCTCTAA
- the sfsA gene encoding DNA/RNA nuclease SfsA, translated as MPENLVKARFLSRPNRFTVVAEGEGGPFTAFLADPGRLTELLLPGTELFLAPAKESAGRKTLYDVVLAYRGGIFISLDSRLPNRLFAAAFHGRKLVPFIGYRELTSEVKTGSSRLDFLLTGSEPELPPCYVEVKSVTLVSDGNVALFPDAPTARGTRHLEELMGLKYRGCRAAVVFIIQREDADFFAPNESTDPLFARALRQAAEAGVEIYAYRCRISLKAACLADAVPVRLDVYF; from the coding sequence TTGCCTGAAAATCTGGTTAAAGCCCGTTTTCTTTCCCGACCCAACCGTTTTACCGTAGTGGCGGAAGGGGAGGGAGGGCCCTTTACGGCCTTTTTGGCCGATCCCGGACGTCTTACAGAATTATTACTGCCTGGAACCGAGCTTTTCCTGGCTCCGGCTAAAGAATCTGCCGGGCGCAAGACCCTCTATGATGTAGTGCTGGCCTACCGTGGCGGCATTTTTATATCCCTCGATAGCCGCCTGCCGAATCGCCTCTTTGCCGCCGCTTTTCATGGCCGTAAACTGGTACCCTTTATAGGTTATCGGGAGCTGACGTCCGAAGTCAAAACAGGCTCCAGCCGCCTTGATTTTCTACTTACTGGGAGCGAACCGGAGCTTCCGCCATGTTATGTAGAGGTAAAGTCGGTAACCCTGGTAAGTGATGGCAATGTTGCCCTTTTCCCCGATGCTCCCACAGCCCGCGGCACCCGTCACCTGGAAGAACTGATGGGTCTAAAGTATAGGGGTTGCAGAGCGGCGGTGGTATTTATTATCCAACGGGAGGATGCGGATTTTTTTGCTCCTAATGAATCCACCGACCCCCTTTTTGCCCGGGCCCTGCGGCAAGCGGCCGAAGCCGGGGTAGAAATTTATGCTTACCGCTGCCGCATCAGCCTGAAGGCGGCCTGCCTGGCCGATGCCGTGCCTGTAAGGCTGGATGTATATTTTTAA
- a CDS encoding LysR substrate-binding domain-containing protein, translating to MNLNHLKAFCTVAQVKSISEAARLLHMSQSSLSYQIQLLENDLDVELFTRTTKGVELTALGEIVYEYGQTFLQLAENLKRDLNNWKSGHEHLVVGASSSIGSYALPCTIYSFKEKYPDANIKLLVGNREETIQKLLDKTIDIGLIEGPVDQPGLATRGIAEDELLLIVPPAWKGPERVTLEELCRLPMFLREEGSGTRGVIARALATQGLTIANLNVVLELNSNDAIKSAITAGHGVSLLSRLAIRREIHAGTLKALQVEGISFRSTFHIVYQAGRPATGLQKKFFRFLLTNKKAFC from the coding sequence ATGAATCTCAACCATCTGAAAGCTTTTTGTACGGTAGCCCAGGTTAAATCCATTTCCGAAGCAGCCCGCCTCCTGCACATGTCCCAATCTTCCTTAAGCTATCAAATTCAGCTTTTGGAAAACGACCTCGATGTCGAGCTTTTCACCCGTACCACCAAAGGAGTAGAGTTGACGGCCCTGGGGGAAATAGTTTATGAATACGGCCAGACCTTCCTCCAGCTGGCCGAAAACCTCAAACGGGACCTCAACAACTGGAAGAGCGGCCATGAGCACCTCGTCGTCGGCGCCAGCAGCAGCATCGGCAGCTATGCCCTGCCCTGCACCATTTACAGCTTTAAAGAAAAATATCCCGACGCCAACATTAAGCTCCTGGTCGGCAACCGGGAGGAAACCATCCAGAAGCTACTGGACAAAACCATCGACATCGGCCTCATCGAGGGGCCCGTCGATCAGCCCGGCCTGGCCACCCGCGGGATCGCCGAAGATGAGTTGCTCTTAATCGTTCCTCCTGCCTGGAAGGGCCCGGAGCGTGTTACCCTGGAAGAGCTATGCCGCCTGCCAATGTTCCTCAGGGAAGAAGGTTCCGGCACCCGCGGGGTGATTGCCCGCGCCCTGGCCACCCAGGGCCTGACGATAGCCAACTTGAACGTAGTCCTGGAATTAAATTCCAACGATGCCATTAAATCAGCCATTACCGCCGGCCACGGCGTTTCCCTGCTCTCCCGTTTGGCTATCAGACGGGAAATTCATGCCGGTACCTTAAAGGCCCTCCAAGTGGAAGGTATCTCTTTTCGCAGTACTTTTCACATCGTTTATCAGGCAGGCCGGCCGGCTACCGGGTTGCAAAAAAAATTTTTTCGCTTTCTTTTAACCAACAAAAAGGCCTTTTGTTGA
- a CDS encoding ferritin-like domain-containing protein, whose protein sequence is MKHYQPGIPPYNQWQFMIPQMPVLGPHDFQKQVQHIYDSIVAEATAADFYSRLMREAPDEMHRDFINHAYKDELEHLEAFTRLYKHFTDRIPQYNIEPVQYRTYKDGLLKALKDELEAADFYKGIIVSSTDQLVRDTYFLAMGDELEHAIRFNALLKAASW, encoded by the coding sequence ATGAAACATTACCAACCTGGGATACCACCTTATAACCAATGGCAGTTCATGATTCCCCAAATGCCGGTGCTGGGACCCCATGATTTTCAGAAGCAGGTGCAGCATATATACGATTCTATCGTCGCCGAGGCTACCGCGGCGGATTTTTATTCTCGCCTGATGAGGGAAGCCCCGGATGAAATGCACAGGGACTTTATAAATCACGCCTACAAAGATGAATTAGAACATTTAGAAGCATTCACCAGATTATATAAGCATTTTACCGACAGGATACCCCAATATAACATTGAACCCGTTCAGTACCGCACCTATAAAGACGGTTTGTTAAAGGCCCTTAAGGATGAGTTGGAGGCGGCAGATTTTTATAAAGGAATTATCGTTTCCAGCACCGATCAACTGGTCAGAGACACTTATTTTCTGGCAATGGGCGACGAACTGGAGCATGCAATAAGGTTTAATGCTCTGTTAAAGGCGGCTTCCTGGTAG
- a CDS encoding ComEC/Rec2 family competence protein, translating to MHRVQRFIIFALLAFILFLTACSSGGTVGAPPPGDGRELKVHFIDVGQADSILIQTPAGKAILIDGGNNDDGIKVVNYIKSQAVKELAAVVATHPHEDHIGGLDSVIKEIPVAAVYMPNAVTTTRTFEDFINAVKASGATRIRARGGVKMDIPGLSAEFLAPNSNSYDELNNYSAVLKIAYGNTAFLFTGDAETVSEEEMLSAGYNLKADVLKVGHHGSASSTSAAFLKAVAPKYAVISVGKGNDYGHPDPRVLERLQRAGVKIYRTDEHGTVIIVSDSRNITIK from the coding sequence ATGCATAGAGTTCAGCGTTTTATCATTTTTGCGCTGCTGGCCTTTATATTGTTTTTGACGGCCTGTTCGTCCGGAGGAACTGTTGGCGCACCTCCTCCGGGGGATGGGAGGGAGTTAAAGGTCCATTTTATCGATGTGGGGCAGGCGGACAGCATACTCATACAAACTCCGGCAGGGAAGGCCATTTTGATTGACGGCGGTAATAATGACGATGGTATAAAGGTCGTTAATTACATAAAATCCCAGGCCGTTAAAGAACTGGCGGCCGTAGTGGCTACCCATCCCCATGAGGACCATATAGGCGGCCTTGACAGCGTAATTAAGGAGATTCCGGTGGCGGCCGTCTATATGCCCAATGCCGTCACCACGACCCGGACCTTTGAGGATTTTATCAATGCCGTAAAGGCAAGCGGTGCTACGAGGATCCGGGCCAGGGGCGGGGTAAAGATGGATATACCGGGTCTCTCTGCTGAGTTTCTGGCGCCGAACAGTAATTCATATGATGAGCTCAATAATTACAGTGCCGTCCTTAAGATTGCTTACGGGAATACGGCCTTTCTTTTCACAGGTGACGCGGAGACGGTTTCTGAGGAAGAGATGCTGTCTGCCGGCTATAACTTGAAGGCCGATGTTTTGAAGGTCGGCCATCATGGCAGCGCCAGTTCTACTTCGGCAGCATTTTTAAAGGCAGTTGCGCCCAAATACGCCGTCATATCCGTCGGCAAGGGCAACGATTACGGCCATCCCGATCCCCGAGTACTGGAACGTCTGCAAAGGGCGGGCGTAAAGATTTATCGCACCGATGAACACGGTACAGTCATCATCGTCAGTGACAGCCGGAATATTACTATAAAATAG
- a CDS encoding Hsp20/alpha crystallin family protein: protein MFGLVPFYGRRRGLRPMFSEIENFMERMFNEDLFWIPVFGQPFKVDIKENEREYVLEAELPGLEKENINITYEDDTLTISIKRDEIVDEARENFIRKERRSGSIERRFYLEGVDEEKITAKYKNGLLTVILPKKEAGFKRGKNIPVE from the coding sequence ATGTTCGGTTTAGTACCTTTCTACGGCAGGAGAAGGGGTTTAAGGCCCATGTTCTCCGAGATTGAAAATTTTATGGAAAGGATGTTTAACGAGGATCTCTTTTGGATCCCGGTATTCGGCCAGCCCTTTAAAGTAGATATTAAAGAAAATGAACGCGAATATGTCCTCGAGGCCGAACTGCCGGGTTTGGAGAAGGAAAATATAAATATTACTTATGAAGACGACACCCTAACCATTTCCATCAAACGCGATGAAATCGTGGATGAGGCACGGGAAAATTTTATTCGCAAAGAGCGACGCAGCGGCAGCATCGAACGCAGATTTTATCTGGAAGGTGTCGACGAAGAAAAAATAACCGCCAAATACAAAAATGGCCTCTTAACGGTAATTTTGCCCAAAAAAGAAGCTGGCTTCAAACGAGGCAAAAATATACCCGTAGAATAA
- a CDS encoding ABC transporter permease, protein MGDAVISQGLLVGIMATGIRLATPFLLAAIGEMFVQRSGVFNLGVEGIMLLGAFMAFFVTLQTGNYYLGILVSLAVGALLGALMGVVSITFKAEQGISGIGLYMIGWGLSGLLFRLYLGFITTIEGLRPLKIPILGDIPYIGAILFQHNWLVYLAYILVPVSWIVLYKTPWGLKVRAVGTTPEAADTLGISVDSIRYQCLILGGMLAGLAGAFLTVGQANMFADNITAGRGFIAVALVYFGRWSPLGILAGSLLFSIASSFQLWVQVLGIKVPYEMAVILPYVITIIALAVSFGRVWAPAALGKPYERGTRG, encoded by the coding sequence ATGGGAGATGCGGTTATAAGTCAAGGACTACTTGTTGGTATTATGGCTACGGGCATCCGCCTGGCTACTCCCTTCTTACTGGCCGCCATCGGTGAAATGTTCGTCCAGCGTTCAGGGGTATTCAACCTGGGAGTAGAGGGCATTATGCTCCTGGGGGCCTTCATGGCATTTTTTGTAACTTTACAGACGGGGAATTACTACTTAGGAATACTGGTCAGTCTAGCTGTCGGGGCTTTGCTGGGCGCTCTCATGGGCGTTGTCAGTATAACCTTTAAAGCAGAACAAGGCATTAGCGGCATTGGTCTTTATATGATTGGATGGGGCCTTTCGGGGCTTCTTTTCCGGCTTTACCTTGGCTTCATTACCACGATTGAAGGTCTGCGGCCGCTGAAAATTCCAATCTTAGGTGATATCCCCTATATTGGTGCCATATTATTTCAACACAATTGGCTGGTGTATCTGGCCTACATTCTCGTGCCTGTAAGCTGGATAGTTTTGTATAAGACCCCTTGGGGGCTAAAGGTCAGGGCCGTAGGTACCACCCCTGAAGCAGCAGATACCCTGGGCATTAGCGTTGATAGCATAAGATATCAGTGCCTTATTTTAGGGGGAATGCTGGCAGGACTGGCCGGAGCTTTTCTGACTGTGGGACAGGCTAATATGTTTGCCGATAATATCACGGCGGGCCGGGGTTTCATCGCTGTAGCCCTTGTATATTTTGGCCGCTGGAGTCCCCTGGGAATTCTGGCCGGGTCCCTTCTTTTCAGCATAGCCAGTTCATTCCAATTATGGGTTCAGGTATTGGGTATTAAGGTGCCATACGAGATGGCAGTTATCCTGCCCTATGTCATCACTATAATTGCCCTGGCTGTATCCTTCGGACGCGTCTGGGCGCCGGCCGCCCTGGGTAAGCCCTATGAACGCGGAACCCGAGGGTAA
- a CDS encoding sulfurtransferase TusA family protein yields the protein MAVYRLDTCGEMCPIPIVRTKVKLKELQPGDLLIVTSDHSCTSRSLAETVQKMGHRVEVREVAHGVWEVVIEKV from the coding sequence ATGGCTGTCTACCGGCTGGATACATGCGGGGAGATGTGTCCCATACCCATAGTGCGCACCAAGGTTAAGCTCAAAGAATTGCAGCCCGGCGATTTGTTGATCGTCACCAGCGACCACAGTTGCACCAGCCGGTCCCTGGCCGAGACGGTGCAAAAAATGGGCCACCGTGTTGAGGTTAGGGAGGTGGCCCATGGCGTCTGGGAGGTAGTAATCGAGAAGGTATAG
- a CDS encoding ABC transporter permease yields MLILVAGADPLKAYGVMFSGPVSSEFGITETLVRATPLLLVGLGIVISFRAGILNIGGEGQILMGAVAASAVALYFSHWPAVLLFPVVFLVGCVAGGIWGGIAGWLKARLAVNEILSTVMLNSIALQLYTYLIRGPLIDPQELAYGTGVPQTAMVPQHIWLPRLIPGTRLHVGFILAIILAAIVYIFLWRTTIGYRMRAVGAGPEASRYGGIKVEFYLVLAMALSGALAGLAGTVEVLGVHHRSLESLSAGYGFSGIVAALFGRLHPLGAIPASILMGALILGADMMQRSVRVPAAIVMAIQGLVILFVVSSDLIMRKPELLQRFWCRRGAARSKSTGEGGAKA; encoded by the coding sequence GTGCTTATTTTGGTTGCCGGGGCAGATCCCCTTAAGGCTTATGGGGTGATGTTTAGCGGTCCCGTTAGCAGTGAATTTGGGATTACCGAAACTTTGGTGCGTGCTACGCCCCTTCTCCTGGTCGGTCTGGGTATAGTTATCTCCTTCCGCGCCGGCATTTTAAATATCGGCGGCGAGGGGCAGATACTCATGGGCGCCGTAGCTGCCTCGGCGGTAGCCCTATATTTTTCCCACTGGCCGGCGGTGTTACTCTTTCCTGTAGTTTTTCTGGTAGGGTGTGTGGCCGGAGGAATCTGGGGAGGAATAGCCGGATGGCTTAAAGCGCGTCTGGCCGTCAATGAGATTCTAAGTACCGTTATGCTAAATTCCATCGCCCTTCAACTGTACACTTATCTCATCCGTGGCCCGTTAATCGATCCTCAGGAATTAGCATATGGAACGGGTGTACCTCAAACGGCGATGGTGCCACAGCATATATGGTTGCCCCGCCTGATTCCAGGAACGCGCTTGCATGTCGGTTTTATTTTAGCCATTATTCTCGCCGCCATTGTTTATATCTTCCTGTGGCGTACTACTATTGGCTATCGTATGCGCGCTGTAGGGGCCGGTCCGGAGGCATCGCGTTATGGAGGGATCAAAGTCGAGTTCTATTTGGTACTGGCCATGGCCCTCTCCGGTGCCCTGGCAGGGCTGGCCGGTACGGTGGAGGTACTGGGAGTCCATCATCGTTCCTTAGAGTCCCTTTCGGCCGGATATGGATTTAGCGGAATTGTGGCCGCCCTTTTCGGGCGCCTGCATCCACTGGGAGCGATACCGGCGTCAATACTTATGGGCGCTCTGATACTGGGAGCGGACATGATGCAGCGGTCCGTGAGGGTCCCGGCAGCTATTGTTATGGCTATCCAGGGGCTGGTCATACTTTTCGTTGTATCCAGTGACCTCATAATGCGTAAACCTGAATTGCTGCAGCGCTTCTGGTGCCGGCGTGGTGCCGCTCGTTCCAAATCTACGGGTGAAGGGGGGGCGAAGGCGTAA
- a CDS encoding BMP family lipoprotein translates to MKKWKKVIGVLVLMFMMALVAACGGNPSGQGQKEGQKDGGQAQQSQKVRIAMVVASTVDDMAWSQSMYEGLKAVQKKMGEDKVEIAVSERLGDAVNAGAAIRQYASQGYDIVIAHGAQYQSVLREIAADFPKTTFAYGTGFQTAPNIFAYDPQAQEGAYLLGMLAGYMTKTGIIGVVGPVEAGDAIKYNYGFEQGVKAVNPKAQVRIAYTGSFGDIVGAGELAKVHMDAGADILTGSSQQSVGAIKAVAERGKYWLSTDMDQSSLAPDTVLAAQAYNWEKVVTKMIELRKQGVLGGEHLTLSFSDGTLELKFNSKLADKIPQEAKNAVEKVKQQIASGELKIELPKEQGQKQQQK, encoded by the coding sequence ATGAAGAAGTGGAAAAAGGTTATAGGTGTACTTGTGTTGATGTTTATGATGGCCCTGGTTGCGGCGTGCGGGGGCAATCCGTCAGGGCAGGGTCAAAAAGAGGGACAAAAAGATGGAGGACAGGCCCAGCAGTCCCAAAAGGTGCGTATCGCTATGGTAGTCGCCAGTACTGTGGATGATATGGCCTGGAGCCAGTCCATGTATGAGGGCCTAAAGGCCGTGCAGAAAAAGATGGGAGAAGATAAAGTAGAAATAGCCGTTAGTGAGAGGCTGGGAGACGCTGTAAACGCCGGCGCGGCAATCAGACAATATGCCAGCCAGGGGTATGATATAGTCATCGCCCATGGTGCCCAGTACCAGAGTGTGCTGCGGGAAATCGCCGCTGATTTTCCTAAAACCACCTTTGCCTATGGAACCGGTTTCCAGACGGCGCCCAACATATTTGCCTATGATCCCCAGGCCCAGGAAGGAGCCTACCTACTGGGTATGCTGGCAGGGTATATGACCAAGACGGGAATAATAGGGGTTGTAGGCCCTGTGGAAGCCGGAGACGCAATTAAGTATAATTATGGGTTCGAGCAGGGTGTTAAGGCCGTGAACCCCAAAGCCCAGGTACGCATTGCCTATACCGGTTCTTTTGGCGATATTGTGGGCGCCGGAGAGCTGGCCAAAGTCCATATGGATGCCGGTGCCGATATATTGACGGGATCCTCGCAGCAGTCGGTCGGTGCCATTAAGGCAGTGGCCGAGCGCGGGAAATACTGGCTGTCGACCGATATGGACCAAAGCAGCCTGGCACCCGATACAGTCTTGGCGGCCCAGGCTTATAATTGGGAAAAAGTAGTTACCAAGATGATAGAATTACGAAAACAAGGCGTACTTGGTGGCGAACACTTGACGCTTTCCTTCAGCGATGGAACGTTGGAGCTTAAATTTAACAGCAAACTGGCGGATAAAATTCCTCAAGAGGCCAAGAACGCGGTAGAGAAAGTAAAGCAGCAAATAGCAAGTGGGGAACTTAAGATCGAACTTCCCAAGGAACAAGGGCAGAAACAGCAACAGAAGTAA
- a CDS encoding ABC transporter ATP-binding protein, which yields MQEIKHLEMRGITKRFPGVLANDNVNLEINSGEVLALLGENGAGKTTLMSILYGLYQPDDGEILINGQPVQITSPRKAMELGIGMVHQHFMLVPTLTVAENVALGSPPRKGIFVDLEKVRRDIEEISRNYGLGVSPDAYVWQLSVGEQQRVEIIKALYLGASLLILDEPTAVLTPQEAGELIALLKNMAKQGRPIVFISHKLNEVMAVSDRVTVLRDGRVVATIRTAETTSRELARLMVGRELAFQKNKSRTPAGETVLSLRELWVTGNKGTPALKGLSLELKGGEILGIAGVSGNGQKELAEVISGLRRADKGQIVLNGKEITNQAPERIIKQGLGFIPEDRLHVGTIPSFTIWENLILKDHAQPPYARGIFLQNQSIRRQAASLVESYGIKTPNLDTPTGRLSGGNIQRLILAREITRRPSVLIAAYPTRGLDVGATEYVHKKLMEARDEGMGVLLISEDLEEVMSLSDRIAVIYEGRIMQVLKAEEADERTLGLLMAGVAKEAS from the coding sequence ATGCAGGAAATTAAACACCTGGAAATGCGCGGCATTACCAAGAGATTTCCCGGTGTATTGGCCAACGATAATGTAAATCTGGAGATAAATTCAGGTGAAGTCCTGGCCCTGTTGGGTGAGAACGGAGCCGGCAAGACCACTCTGATGAGCATCCTCTATGGTCTGTATCAGCCGGACGACGGTGAAATCTTGATAAACGGACAGCCCGTCCAAATTACCTCTCCCCGTAAGGCCATGGAATTGGGTATAGGGATGGTGCACCAGCATTTCATGCTGGTGCCCACCCTTACCGTGGCCGAAAACGTAGCCCTGGGCTCCCCGCCGCGCAAAGGGATATTTGTGGACCTGGAAAAGGTTCGCAGGGACATCGAGGAAATTTCGCGAAATTATGGTCTGGGAGTATCTCCGGATGCGTATGTATGGCAGTTAAGCGTAGGGGAACAGCAGCGCGTGGAGATTATTAAGGCATTATATCTGGGCGCCAGCCTTCTCATCCTCGATGAACCTACCGCCGTGTTAACTCCCCAGGAAGCCGGTGAGCTTATAGCGCTGCTGAAAAATATGGCTAAACAGGGCCGCCCTATTGTATTTATAAGCCATAAATTAAACGAGGTTATGGCGGTAAGTGATAGGGTTACGGTTTTGCGGGACGGCCGAGTAGTGGCTACCATCCGAACAGCCGAAACTACTTCCAGAGAACTTGCCCGCCTGATGGTAGGACGAGAACTCGCCTTCCAGAAAAATAAATCCAGAACCCCGGCTGGCGAAACGGTGCTTAGTTTAAGAGAGCTGTGGGTTACTGGGAATAAGGGAACACCGGCCCTTAAGGGGCTTTCCCTGGAACTCAAAGGCGGCGAGATATTGGGAATAGCCGGCGTATCAGGTAATGGCCAGAAAGAGCTGGCCGAGGTTATAAGCGGGCTGAGAAGGGCAGATAAAGGCCAGATTGTCCTGAACGGCAAAGAGATTACCAACCAGGCACCTGAAAGGATTATCAAACAGGGTTTGGGGTTTATTCCCGAAGACCGTTTGCACGTAGGGACCATCCCCTCCTTTACCATCTGGGAAAATCTAATCCTAAAGGATCATGCCCAGCCGCCCTACGCCCGAGGCATCTTCCTTCAGAATCAGAGCATAAGAAGGCAGGCGGCTTCTTTGGTAGAAAGTTACGGGATAAAGACTCCTAACCTGGATACACCGACTGGAAGGCTGTCCGGTGGGAATATCCAGCGCCTGATTCTGGCCAGGGAAATCACCCGCAGACCTTCTGTATTGATTGCCGCTTATCCGACCCGGGGGCTGGATGTGGGCGCCACCGAATACGTCCACAAAAAGTTGATGGAAGCCCGCGACGAAGGCATGGGAGTACTGCTGATATCGGAAGACCTGGAGGAGGTTATGAGTCTATCAGATCGTATCGCCGTGATATATGAGGGTCGGATAATGCAAGTTTTAAAGGCCGAAGAAGCCGACGAACGCACCTTGGGGCTGTTGATGGCCGGGGTGGCCAAGGAAGCATCTTAA
- a CDS encoding nucleoside deaminase, translating into MAISRCAREHGNTPFGCLLVDINGNILLEQENIEITERDCTGHAEAALMRKASQLYSKDFLWQCTLYSSAEPCAMCSGAIYWGNVGRVVYVISEKRLRQLTGSHPQNPTLDLPCRQVFASGQKDIIVVGPLPQLEEEAVKVHEGYWK; encoded by the coding sequence ATAGCCATTTCCCGGTGTGCCAGGGAACATGGCAACACTCCTTTCGGCTGCCTGCTGGTTGATATTAATGGGAATATCCTCCTTGAACAAGAAAACATTGAAATAACCGAAAGGGATTGCACCGGGCATGCCGAGGCTGCCCTCATGCGTAAAGCCTCTCAACTGTATAGTAAAGACTTTCTTTGGCAGTGCACCCTCTACTCGTCTGCCGAGCCTTGCGCTATGTGTTCGGGTGCCATTTACTGGGGCAATGTAGGTAGAGTGGTGTACGTCATAAGTGAAAAACGGTTGCGGCAATTAACCGGCAGCCATCCCCAGAATCCCACCCTTGATCTCCCCTGCCGCCAGGTGTTTGCCAGCGGCCAGAAAGATATCATTGTAGTCGGGCCACTGCCACAATTGGAAGAAGAGGCCGTGAAAGTGCATGAGGGATATTGGAAGTAG